DNA from Thermomicrobium roseum DSM 5159:
CTCAGCCAAGGCGAAATCGACGAGATCGTGGCCGCGCTCTCGCAAGGCGAACAGGTCGAAGGACCGATCTCGCTGGCGACGCGCGTTCCTGCCAAGACGAAGTGAACGCGACGAACGACCTCTCGCCATCTCGAGCGACACCCGGTTGGCCGATCATCGGGCACGAGGGAGCGGTCAGGACGCTCGCCCGGGCCATCGAAAGCGGCCAGGTGCATCATGCCTACCTCCTGGCTGGTCCGGCCGGGATCGGGCGGACGACGCTCGCTTTCGTCTTCGCCCAAGCCTTGCTCTGCGAGGGAGCAGCTGAGCAGCGGCCGTGCGGGACCTGCCGCTCCTGCCAGCGGATCGCGCGCCGCGTCCACCCCGACGTGACGCGTATCGGCCTGGATACCGGGGCAGAAGAGGCGAAGCAGGTCTCGATCGATCAGGTGCGCGAGCTCCGGGCGAGTCTCAGTCTGCGTCCCCTGGAAGGCGCGTGGCGGGTCGCGATCGTCGACGATGCCGAGCGGCTTTCGCGCGAGGCCGCCGATGCCTTGCTGAAGACCTTGGAGGAACCTCCGCCGTACGCTGTGCTCGTGCTCGTCGCCGAGGATGCCCAAGCGTTGCCCGAGACCATCCGCTCCCGCTGCCAGACGATCGTGCTGCAGCCGCTGCCGATATCGGTCGTCGCGCGCGCACTCGAGGTGCGGGGTGCGGCGCCGGAGTTGGCGAACCGGCTCGCGCGCGAGACTCGGGGACGGATCGCGCTCGCGTTTCGCTTGGTCAGCGACGAGGCT
Protein-coding regions in this window:
- the holB gene encoding DNA polymerase III subunit delta', with the protein product MNATNDLSPSRATPGWPIIGHEGAVRTLARAIESGQVHHAYLLAGPAGIGRTTLAFVFAQALLCEGAAEQRPCGTCRSCQRIARRVHPDVTRIGLDTGAEEAKQVSIDQVRELRASLSLRPLEGAWRVAIVDDAERLSREAADALLKTLEEPPPYAVLVLVAEDAQALPETIRSRCQTIVLQPLPISVVARALEVRGAAPELANRLARETRGRIALAFRLVSDEAARVQREKRVAEVIAAMTEPLAAIGFARRLAEQYRRGRRAEVLSSLQLALELWRDALWLAADPSAPIVHEDARTTLERFARRCGIAGACAGLSATLQALADLEANVQARLALDAAMVTWAEVSRCA